In Oikeobacillus pervagus, a single window of DNA contains:
- a CDS encoding 50S ribosomal protein L7ae-like protein, with product MSYEKVAQAENIKIGTKQTVKALESGKAIEVFVAQDADPYLINEIRKTAKKYHVTITNVDSMKKLGKASKIDVGAAVVAIVSK from the coding sequence TTGTCTTATGAAAAAGTAGCACAGGCTGAAAACATAAAAATAGGAACAAAGCAAACAGTGAAAGCTCTCGAATCTGGCAAAGCCATTGAAGTGTTTGTTGCACAAGATGCAGATCCTTATTTAATAAATGAAATAAGAAAGACTGCTAAGAAATATCATGTAACAATCACAAATGTTGACTCAATGAAGAAGCTTGGAAAAGCTTCTAAAATAGATGTTGGGGCTGCTGTTGTAGCAATCGTTAGTAAATAA
- the rpsL gene encoding 30S ribosomal protein S12, producing the protein MPTINQLVRKPRKTKATTSKSPALNKGYNSFKKMQTNVSSPQKRGVCTRVGTMTPKKPNSALRKYARVRLTNGIEVTAYIPGIGHNLQEHSVVLIRGGRVKDLPGVRYHIVRGALDTAGVETRRQGRSKYGTKKPKEKK; encoded by the coding sequence ATGCCTACAATTAATCAGTTAGTGCGTAAACCTCGTAAAACTAAAGCAACAACTTCAAAATCACCAGCGCTTAATAAAGGTTACAATAGTTTCAAAAAGATGCAAACAAATGTATCTTCACCTCAAAAGCGCGGTGTTTGTACTCGTGTTGGTACAATGACACCGAAAAAACCGAACTCAGCATTACGTAAATATGCGCGTGTTCGTTTAACAAATGGAATTGAAGTTACAGCTTATATTCCTGGTATTGGACATAACTTACAAGAACACAGCGTAGTACTTATTCGCGGTGGTCGTGTAAAAGACTTACCAGGGGTTCGTTATCATATTGTTCGTGGTGCTCTTGATACAGCAGGTGTTGAAACACGTAGACAAGGCCGTTCTAAATATGGTACAAAGAAACCAAAAGAGAAAAAATAA
- the rpsG gene encoding 30S ribosomal protein S7: MPRKGPVAKRDVLPDPIYNSKLVTRLINKLMVDGKRGTSQKILYASFDIIRERTGKDPMEVFDQALKNIMPVLEVKARRVGGANYQVPVEVRPERRTTLGLRWLVNYSRLRGEKTMEERLANEILDAANNSGASVKKREDTHKMAEANKAFAHYRW, encoded by the coding sequence ATGCCACGTAAAGGTCCTGTAGCTAAGAGAGATGTATTACCAGATCCAATTTACAACTCAAAGCTTGTAACTCGTCTTATCAATAAACTAATGGTAGACGGTAAAAGAGGAACATCTCAAAAAATTCTTTACGCATCATTTGATATCATTCGTGAGCGCACAGGTAAAGATCCAATGGAAGTATTTGATCAAGCGCTTAAAAACATCATGCCAGTATTAGAGGTTAAAGCACGCCGTGTGGGTGGTGCTAACTACCAAGTACCTGTAGAAGTTCGTCCAGAACGTCGTACAACTTTAGGTCTTCGCTGGTTAGTTAATTATTCACGTCTTCGTGGAGAAAAAACAATGGAAGAACGTTTAGCAAACGAAATTCTAGATGCAGCTAATAACAGTGGAGCATCTGTTAAGAAACGTGAAGATACACATAAAATGGCAGAAGCTAATAAAGCTTTCGCTCATTATCGTTGGTAA